From Ndongobacter massiliensis:
CGTGCCATGGTGCGCGCGATCTGCGACACTTCCAGCGTATGGGTAAGACGGGTGCGATAATGATCCCCTTCGGGTGAAATAAAAACCTGCGTTTTGTGTTTCAGTCGGCGAAATGCCTTGGAATGCAAAATGCGGTCGCGATCCCTTTGAAAGTCGGTGCGAATCGTATCCTTTTCTTCGGGATCCCGGCGACCGCGCGTCAACGCTGACTGTTGCGCCGCCTGACAAAGAAATTGCGCTTCCCGCGCTTCGGTTTCCTCACGAATATTCATGTCCGCCTCCCTTCCGCCCATTGATACCCCTTTCGAGCGCAAATGCAAACGATGCCGAAATGATTTGCGGGGAAATGACGGCGCTTAAATCGCGCAGTGGCGGCGAACGGAGGTGCCGAAGTTTTTGCGCATTTCTTCCACAATGCGCGTAGCGGATTGTTCAATCGTCCAGGCGCTCACATCAATGACTGCACAGCCAACCTTATCAAAAATGCCTTGTGCGTAGGCGAGTTCGCGCCCAATCCGCTCGTCGTCCGAATAGATGCCCCCCTCCAGCCCCAAATCCTTCATGCGCTCCGTGCGGATATCGCCCAGTTTCTCCGGTGAAATAATCAAACCGATCACCCGCTTGGGGTCGACGCGATACAGCTCCGCAGGCACAGCAATCTCGGGCACCAGGGGTAAGTTGCATACATTGTAGCCTTTATTGGCTAAGAGCATGGAAAGCGGTGTCTTGGACGTGCGCGATACGCCGATTAAGACGATGTCCGCTTTCAACAGCCCGCGCTTATCCTTGCCATCGTCGTATTTTACGGCAAATTCGATACAGGAGATCTTGTTGAAATACTCGGGATCCAATTCGCGCGTCAAGCCCGGAAGCCGGCGCGCGGGTTTACCCGTTACATCTTCCAAAATGCGCAGCGGAATATCAAATAAATCGATGAAAGGAACGCCCGCCTCGACACATTTTTTCTGCAAATACAGCGCAACATCCGGCATCACCACAGAGTGGATGATCACGGCATGGGACAAATCCTCTCGAAAGATTCCGTCCACGCACGCCCGATCCGTGGTATCGGAACGCGACGACAGGTCAAACTCCAGATCTTCAAATTGACTGAGCCACGCCTTGGCCGCCATTTCTCCGGTTTCCCCGGTGG
This genomic window contains:
- a CDS encoding pyruvate, water dikinase regulatory protein, translated to MEVLKVLVVSDSTGETGEMAAKAWLSQFEDLEFDLSSRSDTTDRACVDGIFREDLSHAVIIHSVVMPDVALYLQKKCVEAGVPFIDLFDIPLRILEDVTGKPARRLPGLTRELDPEYFNKISCIEFAVKYDDGKDKRGLLKADIVLIGVSRTSKTPLSMLLANKGYNVCNLPLVPEIAVPAELYRVDPKRVIGLIISPEKLGDIRTERMKDLGLEGGIYSDDERIGRELAYAQGIFDKVGCAVIDVSAWTIEQSATRIVEEMRKNFGTSVRRHCAI